One stretch of Catenulispora sp. GP43 DNA includes these proteins:
- a CDS encoding NAD(P)-dependent alcohol dehydrogenase encodes MRTYRLPGPGSLDDITLGTEDVPTPGPHQLLVETRAASINRRDLLITTGRYPLPARPGIVPLSDGAGEVVAVGEAVSRFAVGDRITASYWPRWISGPLRPEVVDQLGCTVDGWLSEYTLIDEAAAVAVPEHLSWAEAAALPCAGVSAWNALTRPGTLTAGQTVLVLGTGDVSLFAAQLAKAMGCRVIATTSSAAKAERLRELGVDEVVDYAATPEWSKEVRALTGGAGADLVVETQGPTTFGQSLRAGATYAQVCLLWVVSPQPEVLTVTEDDLSGSLATVRREFVGNRVELEALCRAVAAHRIRPVVDRVFGLDDAVAAYRSYRDEESFGKVVIESMSQLRSPARLEC; translated from the coding sequence ATGCGTACCTACCGCCTGCCGGGACCCGGCTCTCTGGACGACATCACGCTCGGCACCGAGGACGTGCCGACCCCCGGCCCCCATCAGCTCCTGGTCGAAACCCGCGCGGCGTCGATCAACCGCCGCGACCTGCTCATCACGACCGGCCGGTACCCGCTCCCGGCCCGACCGGGCATCGTGCCGCTCAGCGACGGTGCCGGCGAGGTCGTCGCGGTCGGGGAGGCCGTGAGCCGGTTCGCGGTGGGCGACCGGATCACCGCCTCGTACTGGCCGCGCTGGATCAGCGGCCCGCTCCGCCCCGAGGTCGTCGACCAGCTCGGCTGTACCGTCGACGGCTGGCTGTCCGAGTACACGCTCATCGACGAGGCCGCGGCCGTGGCCGTCCCCGAGCACCTGAGCTGGGCCGAAGCCGCGGCGCTGCCCTGCGCCGGGGTCTCGGCGTGGAACGCGCTCACCCGGCCGGGGACGCTGACCGCCGGCCAGACGGTGCTCGTCCTGGGAACCGGCGACGTCTCCCTGTTCGCGGCCCAGCTCGCCAAGGCGATGGGCTGCCGGGTCATCGCCACCACGTCCAGCGCGGCGAAGGCCGAGCGGCTGCGCGAGCTCGGTGTCGACGAGGTGGTGGACTACGCCGCGACGCCGGAGTGGTCCAAGGAGGTGCGCGCCCTGACCGGCGGCGCGGGTGCGGACCTGGTCGTCGAGACGCAGGGCCCGACCACCTTCGGCCAGTCGCTGCGGGCCGGGGCGACCTACGCGCAGGTCTGCCTGCTGTGGGTGGTGTCCCCGCAGCCGGAGGTCCTGACCGTCACCGAGGACGACCTCAGCGGCTCCCTGGCCACCGTCCGCCGCGAGTTCGTCGGCAACCGTGTGGAACTGGAAGCGCTGTGCCGCGCGGTCGCGGCGCACCGGATCCGGCCGGTGGTGGACCGGGTTTTCGGGCTCGACGACGCGGTCGCGGCGTATCGCTCCTACCGCGATGAGGAGAGCTTCGGAAAGGTCGTCATCGAGTCGATGTCACAACTGCGGAGCCCCGCTCGTCTCGAGTGCTGA
- a CDS encoding sigma 54-interacting transcriptional regulator, giving the protein MTLTTEIEPAAALPTRFAAASLAAATDSAAAPDPAAAAPTLTQLQAADHLIALTRATATESRPDPAVQALALAVAANLPVLLWGQPGIGKSSTLVQLGRGLGLPLETVIASVHDPSDFAGLPIIGDDPASQGVAMAPPDWAVRLHRAGSGLLFLDEISSAPPAVQAALLRVVLERHVGSLELPGAVRIVAAANPAGSAADGWQLAPPLANRFVHLAWLHDPDVVVRGLGGVWPEVPLPQLDPAKLERSVARARSAVCAFLTVRPDYTHRMPATAAARAGAWPSPRTWEMAMRLLAFGYAADAEPGAVVLAVRGAVGDGAGLEFLAFLERQDLPDPEAVLADPAGAELPERGDLVHATLAAVVDAIGRDATRARWEAGWTLVARLCATVPVDLLAAPAMQLAALRDPAWELPAQLDGLGALDALLRWAE; this is encoded by the coding sequence ATGACACTGACGACTGAGATAGAGCCCGCCGCCGCGCTGCCGACCAGGTTCGCCGCCGCGAGCCTCGCCGCAGCCACCGATTCCGCCGCCGCGCCCGACCCGGCCGCCGCAGCCCCCACTCTCACCCAACTCCAAGCCGCCGACCACCTCATCGCCCTCACCCGCGCCACCGCCACCGAGTCGCGCCCGGACCCGGCCGTCCAGGCTCTCGCCCTCGCGGTCGCCGCGAACCTGCCGGTCCTGCTCTGGGGGCAGCCGGGGATCGGCAAGTCGTCGACGCTCGTGCAGCTCGGGCGGGGGCTCGGGTTGCCGTTGGAGACCGTCATCGCGAGCGTGCACGATCCCTCCGACTTCGCGGGCCTGCCGATCATCGGCGACGATCCGGCTTCGCAGGGGGTTGCGATGGCGCCGCCGGACTGGGCTGTGCGGCTGCATCGTGCCGGGAGCGGGCTGCTCTTCCTCGATGAGATCTCTTCCGCGCCGCCCGCGGTGCAGGCCGCGTTGTTGCGCGTCGTGCTGGAGCGGCATGTCGGGAGCCTTGAGCTGCCCGGCGCGGTGCGCATCGTCGCCGCTGCGAATCCCGCGGGGAGTGCTGCCGATGGATGGCAGCTGGCGCCGCCGCTGGCCAACCGCTTTGTGCATCTGGCGTGGCTGCATGATCCCGACGTGGTCGTGCGCGGCCTCGGCGGGGTGTGGCCGGAGGTGCCGTTGCCGCAGCTCGATCCGGCCAAGTTGGAGCGATCCGTGGCTCGGGCCCGTAGTGCCGTCTGCGCGTTCCTCACCGTGCGCCCCGACTACACCCACCGCATGCCCGCCACCGCCGCGGCCCGTGCCGGGGCGTGGCCGTCGCCGCGGACCTGGGAGATGGCCATGCGCCTGCTGGCGTTCGGGTATGCGGCCGACGCCGAGCCCGGGGCCGTGGTCCTCGCCGTCCGCGGGGCCGTCGGTGACGGCGCGGGCTTGGAGTTCCTCGCCTTCCTGGAGCGTCAGGACCTGCCCGATCCCGAGGCCGTGCTCGCCGATCCGGCCGGTGCCGAGCTCCCCGAACGCGGCGACCTGGTGCACGCCACCCTCGCCGCCGTCGTCGACGCCATCGGGCGCGACGCCACCCGGGCACGCTGGGAAGCCGGCTGGACCCTCGTCGCGCGCCTGTGCGCGACCGTCCCCGTCGATCTCCTGGCCGCGCCGGCGATGCAGCTCGCGGCGTTGCGCGATCCGGCGTGGGAGCTGCCCGCGCAGCTGGACGGACTCGGCGCGCTCGATGCGCTCCTGAGGTGGGCTGAATGA
- a CDS encoding RNA polymerase sigma-70 factor, giving the protein MTRDEEFEDLRPLLFSIAYRILGSVAEAEDAVQDTWLRWQGTATQPASAKAFLSAVVTRISIDVLRSARVRREEYVGPWMPEPLLSDPYEDPERAAELADSVSMAALLLLERLSPLERAVFVLREVFGFGFPEVASAVGRSEAACRQLAVRARRHMHDGRPRFEADRRERDELAERFFDAFREGDVAGLRELLAADVSLVGDSGGKAPLVAQEAYGTEAVVAMVTLVAARFDRIGVRLEPHVLNGQPGAIFRAPDRKVLSVLTLDVAEGRIQAIQAVVNPDKLAHLGPVADIWAVSRAATEAAEAAEAAGE; this is encoded by the coding sequence GTGACACGCGACGAGGAGTTCGAGGACCTGCGACCGCTGCTGTTCTCGATCGCTTACCGGATCCTGGGCAGCGTGGCCGAGGCCGAGGACGCGGTGCAGGACACGTGGCTGCGCTGGCAGGGCACGGCGACGCAGCCGGCTTCGGCGAAGGCGTTCCTGTCGGCGGTGGTCACCCGGATCTCGATCGACGTGCTGCGTTCGGCCCGGGTCCGACGCGAGGAGTACGTCGGACCGTGGATGCCCGAGCCGCTGCTGTCCGATCCGTACGAGGACCCCGAGCGCGCGGCCGAACTGGCGGACTCGGTGTCGATGGCCGCGCTGCTCCTGCTGGAGCGGCTGTCCCCGCTGGAGCGCGCGGTGTTCGTCCTGCGCGAGGTCTTCGGCTTCGGCTTCCCCGAGGTGGCCTCGGCGGTCGGACGCTCGGAGGCGGCGTGCCGCCAGCTCGCGGTCCGGGCCCGCCGGCACATGCACGACGGCCGCCCCCGCTTCGAAGCCGACCGCCGCGAACGCGACGAGCTCGCCGAGCGCTTCTTCGACGCCTTCCGCGAGGGCGACGTCGCCGGGCTGCGCGAACTGCTGGCCGCCGACGTGAGCCTGGTCGGCGACAGCGGCGGCAAGGCCCCGCTGGTCGCGCAGGAGGCGTACGGCACGGAGGCGGTGGTGGCCATGGTCACGCTGGTGGCGGCGCGGTTCGACCGGATCGGGGTCCGGCTGGAGCCGCACGTGCTCAACGGGCAGCCCGGCGCCATCTTCCGGGCGCCGGACCGCAAGGTCCTCAGTGTGCTGACGCTCGACGTGGCGGAGGGGCGGATCCAGGCCATCCAGGCGGTGGTGAACCCGGACAAGCTCGCGCACCTGGGGCCGGTCGCGGATATTTGGGCGGTGAGCCGGGCGGCTACAGAGGCGGCGGAGGCTGCGGAGGCGGCGGGGGAGTAG
- a CDS encoding helix-turn-helix domain-containing protein has protein sequence MTKTSPVSTATTKAPPAFGAELRRWRTLRRVSQLELANRAGTTQRHLSFMEQGRSHPGRAIVLRLAESLRLTLRERNALLFTAGYAPAYEETRYDAPEFAPVREAMERVIEGHLPYPALVLRRPGRVITANRAFSVFLEGCAPHLLEPPIDLLRVMLHPDGIAPRIGNLAQWGRHVLDNLRLLASQSPDRGLDSLVEELAGYVPEAPMDQTYLGFAVPMRLRAPEGELRLMTALTSFATAVDVTVAESVLESFLPADAESAEILAARDRLAAGRDEPRLLAGL, from the coding sequence ATGACGAAGACTTCCCCCGTGAGCACCGCGACCACCAAAGCCCCGCCCGCGTTCGGCGCCGAGCTGCGGCGCTGGCGCACGCTGCGCCGCGTGAGCCAGCTGGAGCTGGCCAACCGCGCCGGCACCACGCAGCGCCACCTGAGCTTCATGGAGCAGGGGCGCTCGCATCCGGGACGGGCGATAGTGCTGCGGCTGGCCGAGTCCCTGCGGCTCACGCTGCGGGAACGCAACGCCCTGCTGTTCACGGCCGGCTACGCCCCGGCGTACGAGGAGACCCGCTACGACGCGCCGGAGTTCGCTCCGGTGCGGGAGGCGATGGAGCGGGTGATCGAGGGGCACCTGCCGTATCCGGCGTTGGTGCTGCGGCGGCCGGGACGGGTGATCACGGCGAACCGGGCGTTCTCCGTGTTCTTGGAAGGCTGCGCCCCGCATCTGCTTGAGCCGCCGATCGACCTGCTGCGCGTCATGCTGCACCCGGACGGCATCGCGCCGCGGATCGGCAACCTCGCGCAGTGGGGCCGGCACGTGCTCGACAACCTGCGGCTGCTGGCGTCACAGAGTCCTGACCGCGGGTTGGACTCGCTGGTGGAGGAGCTGGCCGGCTATGTCCCGGAGGCTCCCATGGACCAGACGTATCTCGGGTTCGCGGTGCCGATGCGGCTGCGCGCGCCTGAGGGCGAACTGCGGCTGATGACGGCGCTGACCTCGTTCGCCACGGCGGTGGACGTCACGGTCGCGGAGTCGGTGCTCGAATCGTTCCTGCCGGCGGACGCCGAGAGCGCCGAGATCCTGGCGGCCCGGGACCGGCTGGCCGCCGGGCGGGACGAGCCGCGGCTGCTCGCGGGACTCTGA
- a CDS encoding RNA ligase family protein: MSLIGRRRVDQNFTKPSRSVVAHAPRDLGETPRNGDNPLQGAGKPYAGRGAGDQLGTPAHRARRPDRRDGIFTVVRQPPMSKDPRMLRPYPKMASKGKGDTPAAREWVATEKVHGAHFALVCDRTGVRPAKRREVLAEDDLDGFFGVSRIWPTLSVAAARCAKPLRDAAADGTGREDAVVTLYGELAGGRYPHPDVPVAEGTQPVQTGVWYAPGLFWLLFDAQVTLGERRWWVAERDVRAAAVEAGLLSVPVLARGALKQLQDLPAAFASRVPALFGLPELEDNLAEGYVLKPAVAWEEGEARPLLKVKQKAFAEDERFAGARPYIAPPEGAAGVPAWLVVQAAALLTPTRAAAAVSKLGPGTTAEVVVGEIAKDAAEEISEELGGLDPAQMDGLAEALMAGARTLADFDAADRARAARR, from the coding sequence ATGAGTTTGATCGGCCGCCGCCGGGTTGATCAGAATTTTACGAAGCCATCACGGTCCGTCGTCGCGCACGCACCCCGGGACCTCGGCGAAACACCAAGAAACGGCGACAATCCCTTGCAGGGGGCGGGAAAACCCTACGCCGGACGCGGCGCCGGCGACCAGCTCGGCACCCCGGCGCACCGGGCACGTCGGCCGGACCGCCGTGACGGTATTTTTACGGTTGTCCGGCAGCCGCCGATGAGCAAGGATCCGCGAATGCTGCGGCCTTATCCGAAGATGGCGTCGAAGGGGAAAGGCGACACGCCCGCCGCCCGCGAGTGGGTCGCGACCGAGAAGGTGCACGGGGCGCACTTCGCGCTCGTCTGCGACCGGACCGGGGTCCGGCCTGCGAAGCGGCGCGAGGTGCTGGCCGAGGACGACCTCGACGGGTTCTTCGGCGTGAGCCGGATCTGGCCGACGTTGTCGGTGGCCGCGGCGCGGTGCGCGAAGCCGCTGCGCGATGCGGCGGCGGACGGCACGGGCCGCGAGGACGCTGTGGTGACCTTGTACGGGGAGCTCGCAGGAGGGCGTTATCCGCATCCTGATGTCCCCGTGGCCGAGGGCACACAGCCGGTGCAGACCGGGGTCTGGTACGCGCCGGGCTTGTTCTGGCTCTTGTTCGACGCGCAGGTGACGCTTGGCGAACGGCGGTGGTGGGTCGCGGAGCGGGATGTGCGCGCGGCGGCTGTGGAGGCGGGGCTGTTGAGTGTGCCGGTGCTGGCCCGCGGGGCGCTGAAGCAGCTGCAGGATCTGCCGGCGGCGTTCGCGAGCCGGGTGCCGGCCCTGTTCGGGTTGCCGGAGCTGGAGGACAACCTGGCCGAGGGATATGTGCTGAAGCCGGCGGTCGCGTGGGAGGAAGGCGAGGCGCGGCCGTTGCTGAAGGTGAAGCAGAAGGCTTTCGCCGAGGACGAGCGGTTCGCCGGTGCACGGCCCTACATCGCGCCGCCGGAGGGTGCGGCGGGGGTGCCGGCATGGCTGGTGGTGCAGGCGGCGGCGTTGCTGACACCGACGCGCGCCGCGGCGGCGGTGAGCAAGCTGGGGCCGGGTACCACGGCGGAGGTGGTGGTCGGGGAGATCGCGAAGGACGCCGCGGAGGAGATCTCGGAGGAACTCGGCGGGCTGGATCCGGCGCAGATGGACGGGCTCGCCGAGGCGCTGATGGCGGGGGCGCGGACGTTGGCGGACTTCGACGCGGCGGATCGGGCGCGGGCCGCGAGACGGTGA
- a CDS encoding sugar porter family MFS transporter, translating to MQGFSREPGTTGPITITLPKAGERRVWGWAVIIAVGGFLFGYDTGVVSGALLYITQDFHLSSSEKSSVVSVLLIGAMIGALAAGRISDGLGRKKAVTIFGLVFALGTLIAVVAQNYGTLLVARFVLGLAVGGASAQVPVYLGEISPANIRGRILSLNQLLITVGILCSYLIDLAFSHSGNWRAMFAFGAIPALVLSLGVWFVVPESPTWLYTRGRVEQLREGLLMVTDAEQADEIIEVYGERQKQAARMEATRGADEKGWRILLTPAVRPAMIVGLTMAALQQFGGINTIIYYAPTIIEQTGRSASNSIVYSVYIGIINFVMTVLAINTIDRLGRRQLLLISLAGMAGFVALLGFSFIWSWNSNLTLLFMVAYIAAFAGGLGPVFWVLVGEIFPTRAKADGSSAATTVNWLSNFIVSQSFLTVANGIGQGQTFLIFAGVCVAGLAFVGRFVPETKNRDTNEVQKALFERFGKKPIPEARTSTGAYDAGRADAGHTDAGSAVKPADRRRDRR from the coding sequence ATGCAAGGCTTCTCCCGGGAACCCGGCACCACCGGCCCGATCACCATCACCCTGCCCAAGGCCGGGGAGCGGCGGGTCTGGGGCTGGGCGGTCATCATCGCCGTCGGCGGCTTCCTGTTCGGGTACGACACCGGTGTGGTGTCCGGCGCGCTGCTGTACATCACGCAGGACTTCCACCTGTCGAGCTCCGAGAAGAGCAGCGTGGTCAGCGTCCTGCTGATCGGCGCGATGATCGGCGCGCTGGCGGCCGGCCGGATCTCCGACGGTCTGGGCCGCAAGAAGGCGGTCACCATCTTCGGCCTGGTGTTCGCGCTCGGGACGCTGATCGCGGTCGTCGCACAGAACTACGGGACGCTGCTGGTCGCCCGCTTCGTCCTCGGTCTGGCCGTCGGCGGCGCCTCGGCGCAGGTCCCGGTCTACCTCGGCGAGATCTCGCCGGCGAACATCCGGGGCCGCATCCTGTCGCTGAACCAGCTGCTGATCACCGTCGGCATCCTGTGCTCGTACCTGATCGACCTGGCGTTCTCGCACAGCGGGAACTGGCGGGCGATGTTCGCCTTCGGCGCGATCCCGGCGCTGGTCCTGAGCCTGGGCGTGTGGTTCGTGGTGCCGGAGTCGCCGACCTGGCTGTACACGCGGGGACGCGTCGAACAGCTCCGCGAGGGCCTGCTGATGGTCACCGACGCCGAACAGGCCGACGAGATCATCGAGGTCTACGGGGAGCGCCAGAAGCAGGCGGCGCGGATGGAGGCGACGCGCGGCGCGGACGAGAAGGGCTGGCGCATCCTGCTCACCCCGGCCGTGCGCCCGGCCATGATCGTCGGCCTGACGATGGCCGCGCTGCAGCAGTTCGGCGGTATCAACACGATCATCTACTACGCCCCGACGATCATCGAGCAGACCGGCCGCAGCGCCAGCAACTCGATCGTCTACTCGGTCTACATCGGCATCATCAACTTCGTGATGACGGTCCTCGCCATCAACACCATCGACCGCCTGGGCCGGCGCCAGCTGCTGCTGATCTCGCTGGCCGGGATGGCGGGCTTCGTGGCGCTGCTGGGCTTCAGCTTCATCTGGAGCTGGAACTCCAACCTGACGCTGCTGTTCATGGTCGCCTACATCGCGGCCTTCGCCGGCGGCCTGGGCCCGGTCTTCTGGGTGCTGGTCGGCGAGATCTTCCCGACCCGGGCCAAGGCCGACGGCTCCAGCGCGGCGACCACCGTGAACTGGCTGTCGAACTTCATCGTCAGCCAGTCCTTCCTGACCGTGGCCAACGGCATCGGCCAGGGCCAGACGTTCCTGATCTTCGCCGGGGTCTGCGTCGCCGGGCTGGCGTTCGTCGGACGCTTCGTGCCGGAGACCAAGAACCGCGACACGAACGAGGTCCAGAAGGCGCTGTTCGAGCGGTTCGGGAAGAAGCCGATTCCGGAGGCGCGGACGTCCACCGGGGCCTACGACGCCGGGCGCGCCGACGCGGGGCACACCGACGCCGGCTCGGCGGTCAAGCCTGCGGATCGTCGACGGGATCGCCGGTGA
- a CDS encoding VWA-like domain-containing protein — translation MTTSIPTPAVMAGPSRLTARPVAATKPMKPSQPIKPSQPTNSSRAPQPEADHRDRVQAAAALDAPKLLAARQLAVATCPYLAVALHAIAIVPTYAVPTMGVDRHWRCYVNPAFVLAHSVRDLAGVWLHEVSHLVRDHHTRARRLTEASARHEAAGRPGSAPLDPANPRREQVRLNIAMDLEINDDLLKSLTGPPGAEDTGPRLPEGALTPERLRVPERDLFEEYVHDVTPSMVADHWTDCGSGAHDGPAFWEDDADGAHPLGDYEAAAIRISVRDAIAAGRGTAPAGWQRWAERHGKAPQDWRTLLGAAFRASLGAAAGAGDYTYRRPGRRTASLGGRLVLPSLRRPLPQVAVVIDTSGSVSDVDLGTALSEVAAITRAVGVTGRNVAVYTCDAAVATAQHVCRAEDLTLIGGGGTDLRRGIRAAMARTPRPDVTVVLTDGGTPWPKAEPGCRVIAGLFASRRSLTYFDSENNFVDCRPPQWIETVHLE, via the coding sequence ATGACCACGTCCATCCCGACGCCGGCGGTCATGGCCGGTCCAAGCCGCCTCACCGCCCGCCCGGTGGCTGCCACGAAGCCGATGAAGCCATCGCAGCCGATAAAGCCATCGCAGCCGACGAATTCATCGCGGGCACCACAACCCGAAGCCGACCACCGAGACCGCGTCCAAGCCGCCGCCGCCCTCGACGCCCCCAAGCTCCTCGCCGCCCGCCAGCTGGCCGTCGCCACCTGCCCCTACCTCGCCGTCGCCCTGCACGCGATCGCCATCGTGCCCACCTACGCCGTCCCGACCATGGGCGTCGACCGCCACTGGCGCTGCTACGTCAACCCGGCCTTCGTCCTGGCCCACAGCGTCCGCGACCTTGCCGGGGTCTGGCTCCACGAGGTCTCCCACCTGGTCCGCGACCACCACACCCGGGCCCGCCGCCTCACCGAGGCCAGCGCCCGGCACGAGGCGGCCGGCCGTCCCGGCTCCGCCCCGCTCGACCCCGCCAACCCCCGCCGGGAACAGGTCCGGCTGAACATCGCGATGGACCTGGAGATCAACGACGACCTCCTCAAGAGCCTGACCGGTCCGCCGGGCGCCGAGGACACCGGCCCGCGCCTGCCCGAGGGCGCCCTGACCCCCGAAAGGCTCCGCGTCCCGGAGCGCGATCTCTTCGAGGAGTACGTGCACGACGTCACCCCCTCGATGGTCGCCGACCACTGGACCGACTGCGGCTCCGGCGCCCACGACGGACCGGCGTTCTGGGAGGACGACGCCGACGGCGCCCACCCCCTCGGCGACTACGAGGCCGCCGCCATCCGCATCAGCGTCCGTGACGCCATCGCCGCCGGCCGCGGCACCGCCCCGGCCGGCTGGCAGCGCTGGGCCGAGCGCCACGGCAAGGCCCCGCAGGACTGGCGCACCCTGTTGGGCGCCGCCTTCCGCGCCTCGCTCGGCGCGGCGGCCGGCGCCGGCGATTACACCTACCGCCGCCCCGGGCGCCGCACCGCGAGCCTGGGCGGCCGGCTGGTGCTGCCGAGCCTGCGCCGGCCGCTGCCGCAGGTGGCCGTGGTCATCGACACCTCCGGCTCGGTGTCCGACGTGGACCTCGGCACGGCCCTGTCCGAGGTCGCCGCGATCACCAGGGCCGTCGGCGTCACCGGCCGCAACGTCGCCGTCTACACCTGCGACGCGGCCGTGGCGACCGCGCAGCATGTCTGCCGGGCCGAGGACCTCACGCTGATCGGCGGAGGCGGCACCGATCTGCGCAGGGGCATCCGGGCGGCGATGGCCCGGACGCCCCGCCCCGACGTGACCGTCGTCCTCACGGACGGCGGTACGCCGTGGCCCAAGGCAGAGCCCGGATGCCGGGTCATCGCGGGCCTGTTCGCTTCACGCCGCTCGCTGACCTACTTCGACAGCGAGAACAACTTCGTCGACTGCCGTCCGCCGCAATGGATCGAGACAGTCCATCTGGAGTGA
- a CDS encoding protease pro-enzyme activation domain-containing protein, giving the protein MTNAVPRHRRRIATATTMTAVAAFVTAGVAMAAPSNADSGSATLAGSTPAYATASADLGQTGTAAQLSVRVYLSGQDSAGLAAFARSVSDPSSANYHHYLSAAQVQSQFGASQKQIDAVTAWLKTSGLKVTGTNTHWIDVTGSVADAQKAFGTQLDNFKTAQGTLRAPKSDLKVPEALAGVISGVTGMSQDTVHAVTNHTTDPQNKKKGPVANNDPSCSDYYGQKAAPSSAPAVPAGYTTPATLAQCSVVPSELRQAYGVSSTGLTGKGATIAIVNWYGSPTMEADANQYSINHGDKPFAPGQYSEVNDPSQYTNQQLCGYGDFGEESLDVDMAHGLAPDAKVITVAANSCLDSDLLAAEANIVDKHLADIVSNSWGEIQYSTGGDLDPALEASYNQIFMEGAAEGIAFDFSSGDCMNDDAYSISKGLNCDPTSARAQVEWPTSSPWVTSVGGTALALNKKGGIAFQTPMGDTRSGRTAPGSTAWTPAGETFGGGGGVSETEAQPWYQSWTVPNKLSTTLMSGAKASRPMRTTPDIALNGDLYFSSTLVGMTTNGVYGESGYGGTSVSAPSWAGILADAQQAQWGIPVGFANPAIYARSFLTSDVVQNPKQIAGSPIHSVVFQYPASSAAAGQYRLIQYGLDEGLPAARGYDEATGVGSPNALFLQSFGFGH; this is encoded by the coding sequence ATGACCAATGCCGTACCACGGCACCGCCGACGAATAGCCACGGCCACGACCATGACGGCCGTCGCGGCGTTCGTGACCGCCGGCGTGGCGATGGCCGCGCCGTCGAACGCCGACTCCGGCTCGGCGACGCTCGCAGGCAGCACCCCGGCCTACGCGACCGCTTCGGCCGACCTCGGCCAGACCGGCACCGCCGCGCAGTTGAGCGTGCGGGTGTACCTCTCGGGCCAGGACTCGGCCGGGCTGGCGGCCTTCGCCCGCTCGGTGAGCGACCCGTCCAGCGCGAACTACCACCACTACCTGAGCGCCGCCCAGGTGCAGAGCCAGTTCGGTGCCTCGCAGAAGCAGATCGACGCGGTCACCGCGTGGCTGAAGACGTCGGGCCTCAAGGTCACCGGCACGAACACCCACTGGATCGACGTCACCGGCTCGGTGGCCGACGCGCAGAAGGCGTTCGGCACGCAGCTGGACAACTTCAAGACCGCTCAGGGCACGCTGCGCGCGCCGAAGAGCGACCTGAAGGTCCCGGAGGCGCTGGCCGGGGTGATCTCGGGCGTCACCGGTATGTCGCAGGACACGGTGCACGCGGTCACCAACCACACCACCGACCCGCAGAACAAGAAGAAGGGCCCGGTCGCCAACAACGACCCGTCCTGCTCGGACTACTACGGGCAGAAGGCTGCGCCGTCCTCGGCTCCGGCCGTCCCGGCCGGCTACACCACGCCCGCCACGCTGGCGCAGTGCTCGGTGGTCCCGTCCGAGCTCCGCCAGGCCTACGGCGTCAGCAGCACCGGCCTGACCGGCAAGGGCGCCACGATCGCGATCGTGAACTGGTACGGCTCGCCGACCATGGAGGCCGACGCCAACCAGTACTCGATCAACCACGGCGACAAGCCGTTCGCGCCGGGGCAGTACTCCGAGGTGAACGACCCGTCGCAGTACACGAACCAGCAGCTGTGCGGCTACGGCGACTTCGGCGAGGAGTCGCTGGACGTCGACATGGCGCACGGCCTGGCGCCGGACGCCAAGGTCATCACGGTCGCGGCGAACTCCTGCCTGGACAGCGACCTGCTGGCCGCCGAGGCGAACATCGTCGACAAGCACCTGGCCGACATCGTGTCGAACAGCTGGGGCGAGATCCAGTACTCCACCGGCGGCGACCTCGACCCGGCGCTGGAGGCCTCGTACAACCAGATCTTCATGGAGGGCGCGGCCGAGGGCATCGCCTTCGACTTCTCCTCCGGCGACTGCATGAACGACGACGCCTACTCCATCTCCAAGGGCCTGAACTGCGACCCGACCTCGGCGCGGGCGCAGGTCGAGTGGCCGACGTCCTCCCCGTGGGTGACCTCGGTCGGCGGCACCGCCCTGGCGCTGAACAAGAAGGGCGGCATCGCCTTCCAGACCCCGATGGGCGACACCCGCAGCGGGCGCACCGCCCCGGGCTCCACCGCGTGGACCCCGGCCGGTGAGACCTTCGGCGGCGGCGGCGGCGTCAGCGAGACCGAGGCGCAGCCCTGGTACCAGAGCTGGACGGTCCCGAACAAGCTGTCCACCACGCTGATGAGCGGCGCCAAGGCCTCCCGGCCGATGCGCACCACCCCGGACATCGCGCTGAACGGCGACCTGTACTTCAGCAGCACCCTGGTCGGCATGACGACCAACGGTGTCTACGGCGAGTCCGGCTACGGCGGCACCTCGGTGTCCGCGCCCTCGTGGGCCGGCATCCTGGCCGACGCGCAGCAGGCTCAGTGGGGCATCCCGGTCGGCTTCGCCAACCCGGCGATCTACGCCCGCTCGTTCCTGACCAGCGACGTGGTCCAGAACCCGAAGCAGATCGCGGGTTCGCCGATCCACTCGGTGGTGTTCCAGTACCCGGCCAGCAGCGCCGCCGCCGGCCAGTACCGGCTGATCCAGTACGGCCTGGACGAGGGCCTGCCGGCCGCCCGCGGCTACGACGAGGCCACCGGCGTCGGTTCGCCGAACGCCCTGTTCCTGCAGTCGTTCGGCTTCGGCCACTGA